One region of Wyeomyia smithii strain HCP4-BCI-WySm-NY-G18 chromosome 3, ASM2978416v1, whole genome shotgun sequence genomic DNA includes:
- the LOC129732924 gene encoding gustatory receptor for sugar taste 64f-like, producing the protein MFGKVKENHFQASLFTVVNCDSCFLYQLHNYSRTSPGLNQSTNMAKQFLQKGTDEREKVNKVVRFKNIAETYIPTKTKWGFLKGHFKLPKRATRDRWIHDETFHDAVAGLLVTAQLFAVMPVCGITAKHPKALHFSWTSKRAIYTYAVCLGTIFFVATAIVRFFMKSFNFTRMTVVFFYTYNLYGLFCFIRVAQKWPALMCKWYQAEQQLPQSSNILERGALAKKIQLLSMGVLTMSLSEHLLSIIAAVYYTPNCPEIPDPLDKFFKTNFIFIFHYFSYNKISGFMVKFINAISTFVWSYIDLFVVIISIGLSHTFQRINEYLMKHKREKMTEQFWAEQRQNYRNICELVQHVDDTISVITMLSISNNLFYICVSILNSMNSHPSVAHTLYFWLGLAFLISRTLAVTMYSAQVNDESKRPIEVLRTIPRDGWCLEAKRFTEEVVNDTVALTGMKFFNMTRKLILKVTGSIITYELVLIQFHQEEQAEVDLCRMRRT; encoded by the exons ATGTTTGGGAAAGTGAAGGAAAACCATTTCCAAGCGAGTCTGTTTACGGTAGTCAACTGTGATAGCTGTTTTCTGTATCAACTTCATAATTACAGTCGAACTAGTCCGGGGCTCAATCAATCTACGAACATGGCGAAGCAATTCCTACAGAAGGGAACAGACGAACGAGAAAAGGTCAACAAGGTGGTGAG GTTCAAGAATATAGCGGAGACCTACATTCCAACGAAAACTAAATGGGGATTCCTGAAAG GTCATTTCAAACTACCGAAGCGAGCTACCCGAGACCGCTGGATACACGACGAAACATTTCACGATGCCGTGGCCGGCCTTCTAGTGACAGCGCAACTTTTTGCTGTCATGCCGGTTTGCGGGATTACGGCCAAGCATCCGAAAGCATTGCATTTTTCTTGGACCAGTAAACGAGCCATCTACACGTATGCGGTTTGTTTAGGGACGATCTTTTTTGTTGCGACCGCCATCGTGCGATTCTTCATGAAGAGTTTCAACTTCACACGAATGACCGTTGTTTTCTTCTATACCTACAATCTGTACGGTTTGTTCTGTTTCATACGGGTTGCCCAGAAGTGGCCCGCGCTGATGTGTAAATGGTACCAGGCCGAACAACAGCTACCGCAGAGCAGCAACATCCTGGAACGGGGAGCTTTAGCCAAGAAGATTCAGCTTCTGTCGATGGGCGTCCTCACCATGTCTTTGAGCGAACATCTGCTCTCGATTATTGCGGCTGTTTACTACACACCGAATTGTCCGGAGATTCCGGATCCATTGGAtaagtttttcaaaacaaattttattttcatatttcaCTATTTTAGTTACAATAAAATTTCCGGTTTCATGGTTAAGTTCATCAACGCTATTAGTACCTTTGTATGGAGTTATATCGATCTATTCGTAGTGATCATCAGCATCGGGCTGTCGCACACTTTCCAAAGAATCAACGAATATTTAATGAAACACAAACGAGAG AAAATGACGGAGCAATTCTGGGCTGAACAACGTCAAAACTATCGCAACATTTGCGAGCTGGTGCAACACGTAGACGACACAATTTCCGTCATTACTATGCTTTCGATCTCTAACAACTTGTTCTACATCTGCGTGTCTATTTTGAATAGTATGAA TTCTCATCCATCAGTAGCTCACACGTTATATTTCTGGCTAGGATTGGCCTTTCTTATCAGCCGCACCCTAGCGGTCACAATGTACTCCGCTCAGGTTAACGACGAATCAAAACGGCCGATCGAAGTACTGCGAACGATTCCCCGTGATGGATGGTGCCTGGAGGCGAAACGTTTCACCGAAGAAGTAGTAAACGATACGGTTGCGCTGACCGGAATGAAATTCTTCAACATGACCCGGAAGCTGATACTGAAAGTTACCGGCTCGATCATCACCTACGAACTGGTGCTGATTCAGTTCCATCAAGAGGAACAAGCGGAGGTCGATTTGTGCAGAATGAGACGAACATAG